Genomic segment of Arachis hypogaea cultivar Tifrunner chromosome 11, arahy.Tifrunner.gnm2.J5K5, whole genome shotgun sequence:
caaagaggttggAATTATCTCGTAGGAGCTTTATTAGCAATTTCTTTAAGTCTTCTCTCAGATTTactcctatatttgttgttttgcttGGATCGTCTCCAATTTGAACTTCTTGAGTCTCACCTTCTGGCTGAGGGTGGAGTTCTTTGCGAgctcgaactcccccgagttctATAGTGTTGGTTTCTTTTTCTCTGGGGTCTcttttaaggttcagactttcattgtaacaacgTCGTGCGAGTTTTTGGTCTCCTTTTACGTTAGCGATCCCTTCCGGAGTgggaaacttcatgcataggtgtggagtggAGACCACGACGGCGAGCtggtttaacgttgtccgacctattaacgCGTTGTAGGCCgagctcacgtcgactacaaTATAGTCTATGCTCAACGTCTTGGACCGAGTTCCTTTCCCAAAGGTTGTATGCAGGGAGATGTATCCTAGAAGTTGAATCAGAGTGTCTCCATGTCCAAACAAGCTATTcgaatatgctctgagctctttttcttgtaggccgAGCTTGTCAAAGGCAGATTTGAACAAGATGTCCGCGAAACTTCCCTGGTCGATTAGTGTTCTGTGGAGGTTGGCATTGGCGAGTATtatggtaatgaccatggggtcatcATGCCTTGGGATGATGCCCGCAACGTCTTCTTGTGGGAAGGTGATATTGGGGAGGTCGACCAACCTGTCTCCTTCTCCAACATGATATACCTCCTTAAGGTGTCTTTTTCATGACGACTTAGAGATCCCTCGTCCTGCGAATCTTCCATTGATCATGTGGACATGCCTTTCAGGGGGTGTGATTGGGACGTTCAGCTCGTCCGatctcttcgtcccttcttctttttcttggttcgtcTACT
This window contains:
- the LOC140176064 gene encoding uncharacterized protein: MVITIILANANLHRTLIDQGSFADILFKSAFDKLGLQEKELRAYSNSLFGHGDTLIQLLGYISLHTTFGKGTRSKTLSIDYIVVDVSSAYNALIGRTTLNQLAVVVSTPHLCMKFPTPEGIANVKGDQKLARRCYNESLNLKRDPREKETNTIELGGVRARKELHPQPEGETQEVQIGDDPSKTTNIGVNLREDLKKLLIKLLRDNSNLFAWKAADMPGIDPGLMCYKLAVYPESRPIQQKRRKLGPERSQVVEE